Proteins encoded together in one Rhizobium sp. 11515TR window:
- the hyi gene encoding hydroxypyruvate isomerase, with translation MPKFAANLTMLFTEAPFLDRFALAAKAGFKGVEYLFPYDFAKEALRTELDRHGLIQVLHNLPAGNWAGGERGIAILPDRIDEFRRGVASAIDYATALGCRQINCLSGIAPAGVPDEVLRTTFVVNLKYTAEELSKHGIRLLIEPINRFDIPGFYLNTPGQAAAIIAEVGSDNLFIQYDLYHQQRTEGELIGTFKKHQARIAHVQLADNPGRNEPGTGEIAYPFVFEALDALGYDGWIGCEYKPRTTTAAGLGWFAAAGHHAEGAAILNIRS, from the coding sequence ATGCCGAAGTTTGCGGCCAATCTCACCATGCTTTTCACCGAAGCGCCGTTTCTGGATCGCTTCGCGCTGGCCGCCAAGGCGGGCTTCAAGGGCGTCGAATATCTGTTTCCCTATGATTTTGCGAAGGAAGCGCTGCGCACCGAACTCGATCGTCATGGCCTGATCCAGGTGCTGCACAATCTGCCCGCCGGCAACTGGGCCGGCGGCGAGCGGGGGATCGCAATCCTGCCCGATCGTATCGACGAATTCCGCCGCGGCGTTGCCTCGGCGATCGACTATGCCACGGCTCTCGGCTGCCGCCAGATCAATTGCCTTTCCGGCATCGCGCCGGCCGGCGTGCCCGATGAGGTGCTGCGGACCACTTTCGTCGTCAACCTCAAATATACGGCGGAAGAGCTCAGCAAGCACGGGATCCGCCTGCTGATCGAGCCGATCAATCGGTTCGACATTCCGGGTTTTTATCTGAACACGCCGGGCCAGGCGGCCGCGATCATCGCCGAGGTCGGCAGCGACAACCTGTTCATTCAGTACGACCTCTATCACCAGCAGCGCACCGAGGGCGAACTGATCGGCACCTTCAAGAAGCATCAGGCACGGATTGCGCATGTGCAGCTTGCCGACAATCCCGGTCGCAACGAACCGGGCACCGGCGAGATCGCCTACCCCTTTGTCTTTGAAGCGCTCGACGCGCTTGGCTATGACGGCTGGATCGGCTGCGAATACAAGCCGCGCACCACGACCGCGGCTGGGCTCGGCTGGTTTGCGGCAGCCGGACACCACGCCGAAGGCGCCGCCATTCTCAATATCAGGAGCTAA
- the glxR gene encoding 2-hydroxy-3-oxopropionate reductase: MAHIGFIGLGIMGTPMARHLQNAGHIVVTSKFAIPPRQELLDNGLQFVETPKALAETVDTIILMLPDTPEVKDVLFGENGVAYGLSKDKLVIDMSSISPIETKEFARKIRETGAEYIDAPVSGGEVGAKNASLSIMAGGSEASFERALPLFQLMGKNITLVGDCGDGQVTKVANQIIVALTIEAVSEALVFASKAGADPARVRSALMGGFASSRILEVHGERMIKRTFEPGFRISLHQKDLNLALQGAKALGVSLPNTAATQELFNQCAANGDSGLDHSGLVKALERMANHPVA, from the coding sequence ATGGCACATATCGGATTTATCGGCCTCGGCATCATGGGTACTCCCATGGCGCGTCATCTGCAAAATGCCGGCCACATCGTCGTCACATCGAAGTTTGCCATTCCGCCGCGCCAGGAGCTGCTCGACAACGGCCTGCAATTCGTCGAAACGCCGAAGGCGCTCGCCGAAACCGTCGACACCATCATACTGATGCTGCCGGATACGCCTGAGGTCAAGGACGTGCTCTTCGGCGAGAACGGCGTTGCCTACGGCTTGTCCAAGGACAAGCTCGTCATCGATATGAGCTCGATCTCGCCGATCGAGACCAAAGAATTCGCCAGAAAGATTCGCGAGACCGGCGCTGAATATATCGACGCGCCGGTTTCCGGTGGCGAAGTCGGCGCCAAGAACGCCTCGCTTTCCATCATGGCCGGCGGTTCTGAAGCCAGTTTCGAGCGGGCGCTGCCGCTCTTCCAGCTGATGGGCAAGAACATCACGCTCGTCGGTGATTGCGGCGATGGCCAGGTCACCAAGGTCGCCAACCAGATCATTGTCGCATTGACGATCGAGGCCGTGTCGGAGGCACTTGTCTTCGCCTCCAAGGCCGGTGCCGATCCGGCCCGCGTACGCTCGGCCCTGATGGGTGGTTTTGCCTCCTCGCGCATCCTCGAAGTGCATGGCGAGCGCATGATCAAGCGCACCTTCGAGCCCGGTTTCCGCATCTCGCTGCATCAGAAGGATTTGAACCTTGCGCTGCAGGGTGCCAAGGCGCTCGGCGTCTCGCTGCCGAACACCGCGGCAACGCAGGAACTCTTCAACCAATGCGCCGCCAATGGCGATAGCGGGCTCGATCATTCCGGTCTCGTCAAGGCGCTGGAGCGCATGGCGAACCATCCCGTCGCGTAA
- a CDS encoding glycerate kinase type-2 family protein, with the protein MPDIPNPRAFLEKLFYAAVAAADPDKALAAHLPEKPKGRTVVVGAGKGAAQMARAFERLWDAPLSGVVVTRYGYAVPCERIEVLEAAHPVPDEGGLRASDRLMAAVNGLTEDDLVVALICGGGSALLPAPAGDLTLADEIAVNRALLASGAPIGAMNAVRKQVSRIKGGRLAVLAYPAKVVSLVVSDIPGDNPALVASGPTIADETTRANARAIIEHYGLDLPDAVMRHLKDSTDEPPLPSDPRFARNEVRLVASAAIALDAAADVSRKAGVETIVLSDAIEGEASEVGRQHAAIVAKILQRGLASQDPMLLLSGGETTVTIKGKGKGGRNSEFLLSFACAISGQEGISALAADTDGIDGSEDNAGAFADGATISRLAELKKNAAEFLDHNDSWSAFAALDDLFVSGPTGTNVNDFRAILLQ; encoded by the coding sequence ATGCCTGATATCCCCAATCCCCGCGCCTTTCTGGAAAAGCTGTTCTATGCGGCGGTCGCAGCGGCCGATCCGGATAAGGCGCTCGCCGCCCACCTGCCAGAAAAGCCGAAGGGTCGGACGGTGGTGGTCGGTGCCGGCAAGGGGGCAGCACAGATGGCGCGTGCCTTCGAGCGTCTCTGGGACGCTCCGCTGTCCGGCGTTGTCGTCACGCGCTACGGCTATGCCGTGCCGTGTGAGCGCATCGAGGTTCTCGAGGCCGCGCATCCGGTGCCGGACGAAGGTGGCCTGCGCGCATCAGATCGGTTGATGGCAGCGGTCAACGGTCTCACGGAAGACGATCTGGTCGTCGCCCTCATCTGCGGCGGCGGCTCGGCACTGTTGCCCGCACCGGCAGGGGATCTCACGCTTGCCGACGAAATCGCCGTCAATCGGGCCTTGCTTGCCTCCGGCGCACCGATCGGCGCCATGAATGCCGTGCGCAAGCAGGTCTCGCGCATCAAGGGAGGCCGGCTGGCGGTCCTTGCCTATCCTGCAAAGGTCGTCTCCCTCGTCGTTTCCGATATCCCCGGCGACAACCCTGCACTGGTCGCCTCCGGCCCGACCATCGCCGACGAGACGACCCGCGCCAATGCACGTGCGATCATAGAACATTACGGTCTCGATCTGCCCGACGCGGTGATGCGTCACCTCAAGGACAGCACGGATGAGCCTCCCCTGCCCTCGGACCCTCGTTTTGCCCGCAACGAGGTGAGGCTCGTTGCTTCGGCAGCCATCGCACTGGACGCCGCTGCCGATGTCTCCCGCAAGGCCGGCGTCGAGACCATCGTGCTGTCCGATGCCATCGAGGGCGAAGCATCGGAGGTCGGTCGCCAACATGCGGCGATCGTAGCCAAGATCCTGCAGCGGGGCTTGGCGTCGCAAGACCCCATGCTTCTTCTGTCTGGCGGGGAAACCACGGTAACGATCAAGGGCAAGGGCAAAGGCGGCCGCAACAGCGAGTTCCTCCTGTCCTTCGCCTGCGCCATTTCCGGCCAGGAGGGCATTTCAGCGCTCGCCGCCGACACGGACGGCATCGACGGTTCCGAAGACAATGCCGGTGCTTTTGCCGATGGCGCCACAATTTCGCGGCTCGCCGAGCTCAAAAAAAATGCCGCCGAATTCCTTGATCATAACGACAGCTGGTCGGCCTTTGCCGCTCTCGATGACCTCTTCGTCAGCGGCCCGACCGGCACGAATGTCAACGACTTCCGCGCGATCCTGCTGCAATAG